A window from Cryobacterium sp. SO1 encodes these proteins:
- a CDS encoding alpha/beta fold hydrolase, protein MSLRVRQQLHRHEPTRPDRLARLDAALPDLDWTILPPGTERLSFLAPSGRLAAIALGRPGDPRVLLVPGATGSKEDFVLLAPLLAEAGYRVESFDLAGQYESAAAGPPTGRHFDYNLFVADLVGVLESGDTPVHVLGYSFAGLVAELAFARRPELFASLVLLTTPPRPGQTFRGVRWLGPVSGLMPPHTIASLLIWGIVTNRNHTRPGRLALARMRFEDTSRASLDEIMGLMKHTPDVLSELARSPVPMLIAVGDRDLWTLRQHRRFADRIGADLRVYPAGHSPCETTPHQLARDLLALYARGR, encoded by the coding sequence GTGTCCCTGCGTGTGAGGCAGCAGCTCCACCGGCACGAACCGACCCGGCCCGATCGGCTCGCGAGGCTCGACGCCGCCCTGCCGGACCTCGACTGGACGATTCTGCCGCCGGGAACCGAACGGTTGTCCTTCCTCGCGCCGAGCGGCCGGCTCGCCGCGATCGCCCTGGGCCGGCCGGGCGACCCGCGGGTGCTGCTGGTGCCGGGCGCCACCGGGTCGAAAGAGGACTTCGTGCTGCTCGCACCGCTCCTCGCCGAGGCCGGCTACCGGGTGGAGAGCTTCGACCTCGCGGGCCAGTACGAGTCAGCGGCGGCCGGACCGCCGACGGGCCGGCATTTCGACTACAACCTGTTCGTGGCTGACCTGGTCGGGGTCCTCGAATCCGGGGACACCCCGGTGCACGTGCTCGGCTACTCGTTCGCGGGCCTGGTGGCCGAGCTGGCCTTCGCGAGGCGGCCGGAGCTTTTCGCCTCGCTGGTGTTGCTGACCACGCCACCGCGGCCGGGCCAGACCTTCCGCGGCGTGCGCTGGCTCGGCCCGGTCAGCGGCCTGATGCCGCCGCACACCATCGCCTCCCTGCTGATCTGGGGCATCGTCACCAACCGCAACCACACCCGGCCGGGCCGGCTCGCTCTCGCGCGGATGCGATTCGAGGACACCAGCCGGGCGAGCCTCGACGAGATCATGGGCCTGATGAAGCACACCCCGGATGTGCTGAGCGAGCTGGCCAGGAGCCCGGTGCCGATGCTCATCGCCGTGGGGGACCGGGACCTGTGGACGCTGCGCCAGCACCGCCGGTTCGCCGACCGTATCGGCGCGGACCTCCGCGTCTATCCGGCCGGGCACAGCCCGTGCGAGACCACCCCGCACCAGCTAGCCCGGGACCTGCTGGCGCTCTACGCGCGCGGCCGCTGA
- a CDS encoding alpha/beta hydrolase produces MRNRLKDGRGPWTKPGPAVVAVASLLLIAGCTNATPDTGESANAAGLDQYLEQSLEFGACDPTIVGSQPPVPEIIEVAEKTECATLTVPIDYENLDGETLGIAVTRNAATGTDRIGSVVLNPGGPGVQATTFAPLVTALWTGGPITEHFDLVGFDPRGVGLTDPAVDCYTDEERDADVPLSALDEWTEESARAIVEKCAAGSGGEETLAHLGTRDVARDMDVLRSALGDDKLTYAGASYGTRLGAVYAEMFPQNVRALVLDGAVDPRKDTGDRRIQLSQGLQASFQRFADFCVAQGQCPLGTDPALATTAAQELLRPLVDEPLVAADGREVTFLAAAEGIISGLYAEASWPATIAGLSELRAGRPEPLLALRDGYYGRSDSGEYKNDYEATFAINCIDEERLTADEMTELGNQLNDAVPFLDSGKSPATRDGCEFWPSEPTLGFPYATDIKGLPEVLVTSTTGDPVTPHGGGISLAETLGARLLTVDGNQHGSIISRNECVDGVVADYLVNLELPEEGARCAL; encoded by the coding sequence ATGCGTAACCGATTGAAAGACGGGCGAGGCCCCTGGACGAAGCCGGGGCCGGCGGTGGTGGCCGTTGCCTCGCTACTGCTGATCGCTGGGTGCACCAACGCGACACCGGACACAGGCGAAAGCGCGAACGCGGCGGGTCTTGACCAGTACCTGGAGCAGTCGCTCGAATTCGGGGCCTGCGACCCCACCATCGTGGGCTCGCAGCCGCCCGTTCCCGAGATCATCGAGGTGGCGGAGAAAACCGAGTGCGCCACACTCACGGTGCCGATCGACTATGAGAACCTCGACGGCGAGACCCTCGGCATCGCCGTGACGCGCAACGCCGCCACGGGCACGGACCGCATCGGTTCAGTTGTACTGAATCCGGGCGGACCCGGTGTGCAGGCGACTACCTTCGCCCCGCTCGTCACCGCGCTGTGGACGGGGGGACCCATCACCGAGCACTTCGACCTCGTCGGCTTCGACCCGCGCGGAGTTGGGCTGACCGACCCAGCGGTCGACTGTTACACGGACGAAGAACGTGACGCCGACGTGCCGCTGTCGGCCCTGGACGAGTGGACGGAAGAGTCGGCGCGCGCGATCGTCGAGAAGTGTGCAGCCGGATCGGGAGGCGAGGAGACGCTCGCCCACCTCGGCACAAGAGATGTCGCTCGCGACATGGACGTGCTCCGCTCAGCGCTCGGCGACGACAAGCTCACCTACGCGGGTGCAAGCTACGGCACTCGGCTCGGCGCGGTGTATGCCGAGATGTTCCCCCAGAACGTCCGGGCCCTCGTTCTCGACGGCGCTGTAGACCCACGCAAGGACACCGGTGATCGCCGGATCCAGCTCAGCCAGGGGCTCCAAGCCTCGTTCCAGCGCTTCGCCGACTTCTGCGTAGCGCAGGGACAGTGCCCCCTCGGTACCGACCCCGCACTAGCGACCACCGCGGCGCAGGAGCTCCTCCGTCCGCTTGTGGACGAGCCGCTGGTGGCCGCTGACGGCCGAGAGGTCACCTTCCTCGCCGCAGCCGAGGGAATCATTTCCGGGCTGTACGCCGAAGCCAGCTGGCCAGCCACCATCGCGGGGCTGTCGGAGCTGCGAGCGGGTCGGCCAGAGCCACTGCTCGCGCTTCGCGACGGCTACTACGGCCGATCCGACAGCGGGGAATACAAGAACGACTACGAAGCCACGTTCGCCATCAATTGCATCGATGAAGAACGACTCACGGCAGACGAGATGACCGAGCTCGGCAATCAGCTCAACGACGCAGTGCCGTTCCTCGACTCCGGAAAAAGCCCGGCAACGCGGGACGGGTGCGAGTTCTGGCCGTCCGAGCCGACGTTGGGCTTCCCCTACGCCACCGACATCAAGGGGCTTCCCGAGGTGCTCGTGACCTCGACCACCGGCGACCCGGTGACGCCACACGGTGGTGGTATCAGCCTGGCCGAGACCCTCGGCGCCCGGTTGCTCACGGTTGACGGCAACCAGCACGGGTCGATCATCTCGCGCAATGAGTGCGTCGACGGCGTGGTGGCCGACTACCTGGTCAACCTCGAGCTGCCAGAAGAAGGAGCACGCTGCGCTCTGTGA
- a CDS encoding TetR/AcrR family transcriptional regulator produces MDAESNKPGTRAKILIAAATMLGENPTARLSVRAVAARAEVSTGSLRHFFPTQRDLIDTVVAGIYDLDIPDDPINDHTLTPTERLIACLRLMLAHVGVGDRARQHWGALYEAYVGSTPSGDEVATYLALERMGRHRIERWLTALIEEGVIPAGAVESRARFLATVINGLMMERALPAEAVRLETETETLRLAIHTVTSVWPS; encoded by the coding sequence ATGGACGCGGAATCCAACAAACCAGGCACGCGCGCCAAGATCCTCATCGCTGCGGCGACGATGCTCGGCGAGAACCCGACCGCGCGCTTGAGCGTCCGCGCGGTAGCCGCTCGCGCCGAGGTGAGCACGGGCTCGCTACGACACTTCTTCCCGACCCAGCGCGATCTCATCGACACCGTCGTTGCCGGGATCTACGACCTCGACATCCCCGACGACCCGATCAACGATCACACGCTGACCCCGACCGAGCGCCTGATCGCCTGCTTGCGACTGATGCTCGCGCACGTGGGCGTCGGCGATCGCGCCCGGCAGCATTGGGGGGCACTCTACGAGGCCTACGTGGGATCCACTCCGTCCGGCGATGAGGTGGCGACCTACCTCGCGCTCGAGCGGATGGGTCGGCACCGTATCGAGCGATGGTTGACCGCGCTCATCGAGGAGGGCGTGATTCCGGCGGGGGCGGTCGAGTCACGGGCACGATTTCTCGCGACGGTGATCAACGGCCTCATGATGGAGCGCGCTCTACCCGCCGAGGCGGTGCGACTGGAGACCGAAACGGAAACGCTGCGCCTTGCGATCCACACCGTCACCTCGGTGTGGCCGAGCTAG
- a CDS encoding glycosyltransferase family 2 protein, with product MRSDPGRSHPPITLSVVIPVYNDADFLRTCLRALSQQRRPADEIIVVDNASTDASAAIARTAGVRVITEPLRGIWPASAAGYDAATGDVIARLDSDSVPPVDWLERIEAQFTAEPGTAVYTGPGDFYNCGPITAWLGGHLYIGGYFRWMGLWLGHPPLFGSNFAMCRQVWAANRDLVRRTRTDVHDDLDFSMHLGPDEPVTLDPNLRVLISARPFDTPRGLGRRVAWAGRTLFFDWPDYSPWRLRLRSVSRRKNLSRAL from the coding sequence GTGAGATCTGACCCGGGCCGGTCACACCCCCCGATCACCCTCTCGGTGGTCATTCCGGTCTACAACGACGCGGACTTCCTGCGCACCTGCCTCCGCGCCCTGTCCCAGCAACGCCGGCCGGCGGACGAGATCATCGTGGTCGACAACGCGAGCACGGATGCCAGCGCGGCAATCGCGCGGACAGCCGGCGTACGTGTGATCACCGAACCCCTGCGGGGCATCTGGCCGGCGTCGGCGGCCGGCTACGACGCGGCCACCGGCGACGTGATCGCCCGGCTGGATTCCGACTCCGTGCCTCCGGTGGACTGGCTGGAGCGGATCGAGGCCCAGTTCACGGCCGAACCCGGCACCGCCGTGTACACCGGCCCCGGCGACTTCTACAACTGCGGCCCCATAACGGCCTGGCTGGGTGGCCACCTCTACATCGGCGGGTATTTCCGCTGGATGGGCCTGTGGCTGGGCCACCCGCCGCTGTTCGGGTCGAACTTCGCGATGTGCCGGCAGGTCTGGGCCGCCAACCGCGACCTGGTGCGGCGCACGCGCACCGACGTGCACGACGACCTCGACTTCAGCATGCACCTGGGCCCGGACGAACCTGTCACCCTCGACCCGAACCTGCGGGTGCTGATCTCCGCCCGGCCGTTCGACACCCCTCGCGGGCTCGGCCGGCGGGTGGCCTGGGCCGGCCGCACGCTGTTCTTCGACTGGCCGGACTACTCGCCCTGGCGGCTCCGGCTGCGCTCAGTGAGTCGCCGCAAGAACCTCTCTCGCGCGCTCTGA
- a CDS encoding fumarylacetoacetate hydrolase family protein has translation MKFAHLRVEGQSTPRLALVVDDEALFLDEVIDDAPRDLQDLIEKGAPEYDRVRALTANALAHGASLTPIDDLRHSSAVLRPPQIIAIGANYAAHSSELKLRSETAATVFSLWPNSLTGHESIITWPTDLTTQVDYEAELGVIIGRPARNVSVRDALDYVFGYTVVNDITARDLQFSEAQWSRCKSFDGFTPTGPLVVTADEIADPQNLWLTTHVDGRVLQDASSGDMVRTVAEIIAYLSLTSTLMPGTLISTGSPGGAGYSRKPQVFLKDGSTVTVSIDRIGLLTTHCREI, from the coding sequence GTGAAGTTTGCGCATCTCAGAGTCGAAGGCCAGTCCACCCCCCGTCTAGCCCTCGTGGTAGACGACGAGGCGCTCTTCCTCGACGAGGTGATCGACGACGCCCCGCGCGATCTCCAGGACCTCATCGAGAAGGGCGCCCCGGAGTACGACAGGGTGCGGGCGCTCACCGCGAACGCGCTGGCCCACGGCGCCAGCCTGACCCCCATCGACGACCTGCGGCACTCCTCCGCGGTACTGCGGCCGCCGCAGATCATCGCCATCGGCGCCAACTACGCCGCGCACTCGTCCGAGCTCAAACTGCGCAGCGAAACCGCCGCGACGGTGTTCTCGCTCTGGCCGAACTCGCTCACCGGGCACGAGTCGATCATCACGTGGCCCACCGACCTGACCACGCAGGTGGACTACGAGGCCGAACTCGGCGTGATCATCGGCCGGCCCGCCCGCAACGTCTCGGTGCGCGACGCCCTCGACTACGTCTTCGGCTACACGGTCGTGAACGACATCACCGCCCGCGACCTGCAGTTCTCCGAGGCGCAGTGGTCCAGGTGCAAGTCGTTCGACGGCTTCACGCCCACCGGCCCCCTGGTGGTCACCGCCGACGAGATCGCCGATCCGCAGAACCTGTGGCTGACCACCCACGTCGACGGGCGGGTGCTGCAGGATGCGTCGAGCGGTGACATGGTGCGCACCGTCGCCGAGATCATCGCCTACCTGTCGCTGACCTCCACGCTGATGCCCGGCACGCTGATCTCCACCGGCAGCCCCGGCGGTGCAGGCTACAGCCGCAAGCCGCAGGTGTTCCTCAAGGACGGGTCGACGGTCACGGTCTCCATTGACCGGATCGGACTGCTCACGACCCACTGCCGTGAGATCTGA
- a CDS encoding DNA-3-methyladenine glycosylase 2 family protein: protein MIPTTNSPDPALPPARSRRPGRVGSSARGSVDDPVFAERYRAMSSRDARFDGQFITGVHSTGIYCRPSCPAMTPKPGNVSFYLTAAAAHEAGLRACKRCLPDAVPGSPAWNIRDDLAARAMRLIGDGTVEREGVPGLAHRLGYTPRHLTRVLVAEVGAGPLALARAHRAQTARVLLTSTDLPVTDVAFAAGFGSVRQFNDTIAAVYERTPSALRAGAGVHPGGDPIVRTGSRISLLLPARAPFDGQGLLDFLGARAVTGVERSTPTGYERTLRLPHGWARLHLALAGTIEAPAIECTARLHSLADLAPLVSRVRRLCDLDADAQAIDLVLAGDPALAGSVHRTPGVRVPGSLDPEETLFRALLGQQVSVAAARTSLGRLSAALSTSVDDAQPGNDQEHTDSPHLLFPPAADIADNGRKVLRGPAARIETIIRVARALASGDLVLDVGDSRDDLQARLTALPGIGPWTAGYVAMRVLGSPDILLTSDLALRQGAGRLGLPDTARDLAVHGSVWAPWRSYAGMHLWRAAGGPRPAGPELTGGNGAAPLR from the coding sequence GTGATACCCACAACCAACTCCCCCGACCCAGCGCTCCCCCCGGCCCGCTCCCGGCGCCCCGGCCGGGTCGGCTCGTCGGCGCGGGGCAGCGTCGACGACCCGGTGTTCGCCGAGCGCTACCGGGCCATGTCCTCCCGCGACGCCCGCTTCGACGGCCAGTTCATCACCGGCGTGCACTCCACCGGCATCTACTGCCGGCCCAGTTGCCCGGCCATGACGCCCAAACCCGGCAATGTGTCGTTCTACCTCACGGCCGCCGCCGCCCATGAGGCGGGCCTACGAGCTTGCAAGCGCTGCCTGCCCGATGCCGTGCCCGGGTCGCCGGCGTGGAACATCCGTGACGACCTGGCCGCCCGGGCGATGCGGCTGATCGGCGACGGCACCGTGGAACGCGAGGGTGTGCCAGGGCTGGCGCACCGGCTCGGATACACGCCACGACACCTCACTCGGGTGCTGGTCGCCGAGGTCGGCGCCGGGCCGCTCGCGCTGGCTCGCGCCCACCGCGCCCAAACCGCCCGGGTGCTGCTGACCAGCACCGATCTGCCGGTCACCGACGTCGCGTTCGCCGCCGGTTTCGGCAGTGTGCGCCAATTCAACGACACCATCGCCGCCGTGTACGAGCGCACCCCGTCGGCCCTCCGCGCCGGCGCCGGGGTCCACCCCGGCGGCGATCCCATCGTGCGCACCGGCTCGAGGATCAGCCTGCTGCTGCCCGCCCGGGCGCCGTTCGACGGGCAGGGCCTGCTCGATTTCCTCGGGGCGCGGGCCGTCACCGGCGTCGAACGCTCCACGCCGACCGGGTACGAACGCACCCTGCGGCTTCCGCACGGCTGGGCGCGACTGCACCTGGCCCTCGCCGGCACCATCGAGGCTCCCGCGATCGAGTGCACCGCCCGGTTGCACAGCCTCGCCGACCTCGCCCCGCTGGTCAGCCGGGTGCGCCGGCTGTGCGACCTCGACGCGGATGCCCAGGCCATCGATCTGGTCTTGGCCGGCGACCCGGCGCTGGCCGGGTCCGTGCACCGCACCCCAGGTGTCCGGGTGCCGGGCAGCCTTGACCCGGAGGAAACCCTGTTCAGGGCGCTGCTCGGCCAGCAGGTGTCGGTGGCCGCCGCCCGCACCTCCCTCGGCCGGCTCAGCGCCGCGCTCAGCACGTCGGTGGACGATGCCCAGCCGGGCAACGACCAGGAGCACACCGACAGCCCGCACCTGCTGTTCCCCCCCGCCGCCGACATCGCCGACAACGGCAGAAAAGTGCTGCGCGGCCCGGCCGCCCGCATCGAGACGATCATCCGCGTCGCCCGGGCCCTGGCCTCCGGCGATCTCGTGCTCGACGTCGGCGACAGCCGCGACGACCTCCAGGCCCGCCTGACCGCCCTACCGGGCATCGGCCCGTGGACGGCCGGCTACGTGGCGATGCGGGTGCTCGGCAGTCCCGACATCCTGCTCACCAGCGACCTCGCCCTGCGTCAGGGGGCGGGTCGGCTCGGGCTGCCCGACACGGCGAGGGACCTCGCCGTTCACGGCAGCGTGTGGGCGCCGTGGCGCAGTTACGCCGGCATGCACCTCTGGCGGGCGGCGGGCGGCCCGCGACCGGCCGGGCCGGAACTTACCGGCGGGAACGGTGCCGCCCCGTTACGCTGA
- a CDS encoding PrsW family intramembrane metalloprotease yields the protein MTLDPTGRPLPMPPQDAPIQTPVWSAPVRRTRLSTVVWASIGIVVAALALLLVLVYLSTFLGPGALVVCLLLALVPLTLVMLAVRWLDRWEPEPRPALWFAFLWGAGVSIVTALVFDLGVQIVVATSGVARPAGDFTAAVIQAPLVEESAKGFGILLLFWVIRGQFNGPIDGVVYGAMIAAGFAFSENIQYFSVAMLDGGIADLGVTFLLRGVISPFAHVLFTACTGLAIGLAARRASGSSYLGAVLMGLLAAVLLHALWNGAFFFLTDDASLVGYYFLVQVPLFIVVILVMLMLRRKEEKLTVQRLGDYAAVGWFTPAEVAMLATPLGRRQARAWAHGQPPARRQAMNRFITDATRLASVRQRLVSAQLHPSRRGPARPDGSPDQIEEARLLGLLMTDRAAVLG from the coding sequence ATGACCCTCGACCCGACCGGCCGACCTCTGCCCATGCCCCCGCAGGACGCACCCATCCAGACGCCCGTGTGGAGCGCGCCGGTGCGGCGCACGAGGCTGAGCACGGTGGTGTGGGCGAGCATCGGCATCGTGGTCGCCGCGCTCGCGCTGCTGTTGGTGCTGGTGTATCTGTCGACATTCCTCGGCCCGGGCGCGCTCGTGGTGTGCCTGCTGCTCGCGCTCGTGCCGCTGACCCTGGTGATGCTCGCGGTGCGCTGGCTCGACCGGTGGGAGCCGGAGCCCCGGCCGGCCCTCTGGTTCGCGTTCCTGTGGGGAGCCGGTGTCTCGATTGTGACGGCGCTGGTGTTCGACCTCGGTGTGCAGATCGTCGTCGCGACCAGCGGGGTGGCCCGCCCGGCGGGCGACTTCACGGCCGCCGTGATCCAGGCGCCGCTCGTGGAGGAGTCGGCGAAGGGCTTCGGCATCCTGCTGCTGTTCTGGGTGATCCGCGGCCAATTCAACGGCCCGATCGACGGGGTCGTCTATGGGGCCATGATCGCCGCCGGTTTCGCGTTCTCGGAGAACATCCAGTACTTCAGCGTGGCGATGCTCGACGGCGGTATCGCCGATCTCGGTGTGACGTTCCTACTGCGCGGGGTGATCTCCCCGTTCGCGCACGTGCTGTTCACGGCCTGCACCGGCTTGGCGATCGGCCTCGCCGCCCGCCGCGCGAGCGGGTCGAGCTACCTCGGCGCGGTGCTTATGGGACTTCTCGCCGCGGTGCTGTTGCACGCGCTGTGGAACGGGGCGTTCTTCTTTCTCACCGACGACGCCTCCCTGGTGGGCTACTACTTCCTGGTGCAGGTGCCGCTGTTCATCGTCGTGATCCTGGTCATGCTCATGCTGCGGCGCAAGGAGGAGAAACTGACGGTGCAGCGGCTCGGCGACTATGCCGCGGTGGGCTGGTTCACCCCGGCCGAGGTGGCCATGCTGGCCACGCCCCTCGGCCGGCGCCAGGCGCGGGCGTGGGCCCACGGTCAACCGCCGGCGCGCCGCCAGGCCATGAACCGATTCATCACGGATGCCACCCGGTTGGCGTCGGTGCGGCAACGTCTGGTCAGCGCCCAGCTGCACCCGTCCCGGCGCGGGCCGGCACGCCCAGATGGGAGCCCCGACCAGATTGAGGAGGCCCGGCTGTTGGGGCTGCTGATGACCGACCGTGCCGCGGTGCTCGGCTGA
- a CDS encoding FKBP-type peptidyl-prolyl cis-trans isomerase: MTDLNAKPELDFPEGPAPEQLDIVDIVVGDGAEATAGATVDVHYLGVEYDTGEEFDSSWNRGQSINFPLGSLIAGWQQGIPGMKVGGRRKLTVPAHLAYGPAGSGHRLSGKTLIFVIDLLGVS, from the coding sequence ATGACTGATTTGAATGCCAAGCCCGAACTCGACTTCCCGGAGGGCCCCGCGCCCGAACAGCTCGACATTGTCGACATCGTGGTGGGTGACGGCGCCGAGGCCACCGCCGGCGCCACCGTCGACGTGCACTACCTTGGTGTCGAATACGACACCGGCGAAGAGTTCGACTCGTCCTGGAATCGGGGCCAGTCGATCAACTTCCCGCTGGGCTCCCTCATTGCCGGCTGGCAGCAGGGCATCCCCGGCATGAAGGTGGGCGGCCGACGCAAGCTCACCGTGCCGGCGCACCTGGCCTACGGCCCGGCCGGCTCCGGCCACCGTCTGTCCGGCAAGACCCTGATCTTCGTCATCGACCTGCTCGGCGTCAGCTAA
- a CDS encoding pyridoxamine 5'-phosphate oxidase family protein — MDIIDPNPVRILSEDECWEFLLSSSFGRLAAAVADDIEIFPLNFVAADKRLLFRTAEGTKLLALTVNNKVALETDDIGRADAWSVVVKGIARVLDTQAEIEAANALPLRPLVPTLKYIWVEITPTELSGRRFALEPEPERY; from the coding sequence ATGGACATCATCGACCCGAATCCGGTTCGCATTCTCAGCGAGGACGAGTGCTGGGAGTTTCTGCTCTCCTCGAGCTTCGGCCGTCTCGCGGCTGCCGTCGCGGACGACATTGAGATCTTCCCGCTCAACTTCGTCGCGGCCGACAAGCGCCTCTTGTTTCGCACCGCAGAGGGAACCAAGCTCCTGGCCCTCACCGTGAACAACAAGGTCGCCCTGGAGACCGACGACATCGGTCGCGCCGACGCCTGGAGTGTCGTCGTGAAGGGCATCGCCCGGGTCCTCGACACGCAGGCCGAGATCGAGGCCGCCAACGCGCTCCCGTTGCGACCGCTCGTTCCCACCCTCAAGTACATCTGGGTGGAGATCACCCCGACCGAGCTGAGCGGGCGCCGGTTCGCCCTGGAACCGGAACCGGAACGGTACTAG
- a CDS encoding protealysin inhibitor emfourin has translation MKVVVSRSGGFAGLRVTWDLQVDEQPDAAAWMKFLEELPWDEAEDTTPAPDRYVYRIRCAPHEVVLAEPQVQGAWKDLIDRVRAASER, from the coding sequence ATGAAGGTCGTCGTCTCACGCAGCGGAGGGTTCGCTGGGCTCCGGGTCACCTGGGATCTGCAGGTCGACGAACAACCGGATGCGGCGGCCTGGATGAAGTTCCTCGAGGAGCTGCCCTGGGATGAGGCCGAAGACACCACACCGGCGCCGGACCGTTACGTGTACCGCATCCGGTGCGCACCGCACGAGGTCGTGCTCGCCGAGCCACAGGTGCAGGGTGCCTGGAAAGACCTGATCGACAGGGTCCGCGCCGCCAGCGAACGCTGA
- a CDS encoding M4 family metallopeptidase: MTGTDHTQSPVPPVGCGVVPPYLLERLATVEDPRFEAAAEAARRSLRLDEPIRNLRVERRTSAPPSPRVWAVPGHPSRTISDAGQLQRLPGRTVRTEGQGPVADVAVNEAYSGLGDTHGLYWSRYQRDSIDGRGLPLDATVHYGRNYDNAFWDGERMVFGDGDGEVFNRFTVSLSVIAHELTHGVTQYSANLAYQGQSGALNESVSDVFGALVEQYAAGQDARSASWLIGAGLFTEQVQGQALRSMKAPGTAYDDDVLGTDPQPASMAGYIETDDDHGGVHLNSGIPNRAFYLVAEAIGGNAWEAAGQIWYDTLTGPNLSPTADFAAFAAATATAASIRYGTGSAEHDAVLAGWDGVGLGLDPLQAAS, from the coding sequence ATGACAGGCACAGACCACACTCAGAGCCCCGTCCCTCCCGTGGGATGCGGAGTCGTTCCGCCCTACCTCCTCGAACGCCTGGCCACGGTCGAGGACCCGCGATTCGAGGCGGCGGCCGAGGCCGCGCGGAGGTCCCTGCGTCTCGACGAGCCCATCCGCAACCTGCGGGTCGAACGCCGCACCAGCGCTCCGCCCAGCCCGAGAGTCTGGGCCGTGCCCGGCCACCCCAGCCGCACCATCAGCGATGCCGGTCAACTGCAGCGGCTCCCCGGCCGCACCGTGAGAACCGAGGGGCAGGGTCCGGTCGCCGACGTGGCGGTCAACGAGGCCTACAGCGGGCTCGGCGACACCCACGGGCTGTACTGGAGCCGGTACCAGCGCGACTCCATCGACGGCCGCGGCCTGCCGTTGGACGCCACGGTGCACTACGGCCGGAACTACGACAACGCCTTCTGGGACGGCGAACGCATGGTGTTCGGCGACGGCGACGGCGAGGTCTTCAACAGGTTCACCGTCTCGTTGAGCGTGATCGCGCACGAGCTCACCCACGGCGTTACCCAGTACAGCGCCAACCTCGCCTACCAGGGCCAGTCCGGCGCCCTCAATGAATCGGTGTCTGATGTGTTCGGTGCACTCGTCGAACAGTACGCCGCCGGTCAAGACGCCCGATCGGCGAGCTGGCTGATCGGCGCGGGCCTCTTCACCGAGCAGGTGCAGGGCCAGGCGCTGCGGTCGATGAAAGCTCCGGGTACCGCCTACGACGACGACGTGCTCGGCACCGACCCGCAGCCGGCCTCGATGGCCGGCTACATCGAAACCGACGACGACCATGGCGGGGTACACCTGAATTCGGGGATCCCGAACCGGGCGTTCTACCTGGTCGCCGAGGCCATCGGCGGTAATGCCTGGGAGGCAGCCGGGCAGATCTGGTACGACACGCTGACCGGGCCGAACCTCTCCCCCACCGCCGATTTCGCGGCCTTCGCCGCGGCCACGGCGACGGCCGCGTCCATTCGCTACGGCACCGGCTCCGCGGAGCACGACGCCGTTCTCGCCGGCTGGGACGGCGTGGGCCTGGGCTTGGACCCGCTACAGGCGGCCTCCTGA
- a CDS encoding SDR family NAD(P)-dependent oxidoreductase, with protein MDTAVTPGRFAGQTAIVTGAGSGIGRASAVRLAQEGARVIAGDVVPARLQELVDQYGDLDIVTIDGDISHEDTSTRLVAAANGRIDVVANVAGIMDGFLPVAEVDDDTWERVFGVNVTGMMRLIRAALPVMVAGGGGSIVNVTSEAGLRGGAAGVAYTASKHAVIGLTRNTSVMYSAQGIRCNAVAPGGVQTNIEAPMLSPLAGSVLGPVFQHVLPPVATSEQLAAAITWLASADSANVTGIILASDGGWSAM; from the coding sequence ATGGACACCGCCGTGACCCCGGGCCGGTTCGCCGGCCAGACCGCCATCGTCACCGGAGCCGGCTCCGGGATCGGCAGGGCCAGCGCCGTGCGCCTGGCGCAGGAGGGCGCCAGGGTGATCGCCGGCGACGTGGTTCCCGCCCGTCTGCAGGAGCTCGTCGACCAGTACGGCGACCTCGACATCGTCACGATCGACGGCGACATCAGCCACGAGGACACCTCCACCCGGCTGGTCGCCGCGGCGAACGGCCGCATCGACGTGGTCGCCAACGTCGCGGGCATCATGGACGGTTTCCTGCCCGTCGCGGAGGTCGACGACGACACCTGGGAGCGGGTCTTCGGCGTCAACGTGACCGGGATGATGCGCCTGATCCGCGCCGCCCTGCCCGTCATGGTCGCTGGCGGCGGCGGCTCGATCGTGAACGTCACCTCGGAAGCGGGCCTCCGCGGCGGCGCGGCCGGAGTGGCCTACACGGCGTCCAAGCACGCCGTGATCGGCCTGACCCGCAACACCTCCGTCATGTACTCGGCCCAAGGCATCCGTTGCAACGCCGTTGCGCCCGGCGGGGTGCAGACCAACATCGAGGCACCGATGCTCTCCCCGCTGGCCGGGTCGGTCCTCGGGCCCGTGTTCCAGCACGTGTTACCGCCGGTGGCCACCTCCGAGCAGCTCGCCGCCGCCATCACCTGGCTCGCCAGCGCAGACTCCGCGAACGTGACCGGCATCATCCTGGCGTCAGACGGCGGCTGGTCGGCGATGTGA